DNA sequence from the Trichormus variabilis 0441 genome:
GTATAGGTGAATTAGTTGGTTTAATTTTGGCACTAGTAGTTATTTGGTTTACCAGGGAGTAAGTATGAGTGCAGCATTTGACTTTTTGGTTAACACTGCGGGTGGTTTGTTGATGAACCTGGGTGTTTCTGGGATGGTGGGACAGCTATTAGGAGTGGGGGCCACTCTTGCCCTGCACCCTCTGTTACTACTAACCGGGATAGTTGTGGGTGGTGCAGGAATTGCGATCGCCCGCGAGTTAAACAAGCGCCCTCAGTTGCAGTTGGTTGTTGATAATACGTGAGGGGTAAATGATGTTTACTCCTACACCTGTGCGAAATAAACAACCAAGTCGAAGAAGACAAAAGGTAAATGTCACCCTGTGGACGGTTTGTTCGACTGTTAGTGCGCTGTCTGTTATCGGGGCGGTTGCATTAATGGTTGGATGGAAGCAACAAATTCCAGGTAATCAGATATCGGAGGTACAGCAAGTAAAGGCGCAAGTTGCCCAAATTCGAGAAGTGTACTTAGAAAAGCTTTCCCGTACTGACTATAATATAGACCATCTGTCCAGTTACTCCTCAGTAGAAGGTGCGCCTACTCTTACAGGCTGGCGACAGTTAGCGGCGGCATTGTGGGGACAGCAATTGCGGGGTGAAATATCCAGAATGCAGGCTAATGAGAAATCTGGGTTTTACCGCCTTCATTATATGCCGGCACTGGAGATAGTTAAATTCAACTCGCTGGATGTTTTACTAGAAGCGGCTTCTGGAAATAATAGTTTTTATTGGGGATACCGCAAAACCGATGGTACGAAAGTTGAGGAGAAGATACCAACCGGGGCTGCTGCTGTTTTGATCTTGGGTAAATTAGAGGCGATTGATTACGCCCAGAATTTGGAATCTCAACCATCGGTCGATCTGAATCAAATGCTAATTCAGATTAGGAATGCTCAAGAACCATACTCTCTTGCACAGGCGCAGCTGTTACGGGCGCGGGGGTATTTAGACCCAGTAGAGCAGATGGCACAGGTGGCAGACATCCGCGAGAAAATACGCCAGAAAGAGGAGGAAAGGCGAATATATCTCCAACAAATGAAGAAGCAATTACCTAATCCAATTCCTAATAGAAAGCCTGTTAATAAATCAGGGGAGTGATGTCATGTATGTCAAGTTTGCTGCTGCGATAATTTGCATAGCTTTGTGTTCGCTCAATGTTGTAGCGGCAGTCAAACGTACCCCTATTCGTACTACCCTTGAAGGTTCAACTCGCACAACGGTTGAGATGATGCCATCTCCTAATTCAGGAGTGCATTGGATGAGTGCAGTTATATTTTTGGCTGGGTTTGCTTGTTTCTTGAGTTGGGGAATTTCTGACTATAACAATGCAGTTGAAGAAACAGATGAAGTTTCTGAACACTTGGGAAATTCTGGCAATCAACAACTTCATGTTGGTGTTTCTAATACTGATATTCAGCCTTCTTTAATCCCCCCAGTTTCGCCTCCTGGGATGAGGTTTAATAACGAGTTTTCTGCTAAGAATGTCGTTCAATTTTCTCCTCGTTCTGCTGTTTCTGGATTAGGGCGAGTAGATAGTGGTCATTTTGTTGAAGATGGAGTGCAAAATCAAACTGGAATGTTATCTCCAGAAGAGTTTTACGCCCAACTTCAAGATGAAGATTTTTGGGAAGATACTAACTCCCAAATAAATAATAAACCCGCCAGCTAGTTAGTTAATTTGAGGTCATATTATGAGTAGAAATCAACGCCGTAATTTTGATGTTGATTATTCTGAAGGTGGAGCAATTGTGCCTGCCAATCGTTTGCAAAATATGTTGCAGCAGGTACAGCAAGGAGGAATGGTAAATCAGCAACCTAACATTTCTCCTATGACCACTTATGATACTCAACCAGTAGAGGTGAGGTATATTAATGCACCTACTCCTTATAAGTCCAGGGTTCCTCAGATAGAAATTCCCTATATTGAGACTTGGAAAGCACATCGGCTACACCCACAGAATCCCTGGAGATTTGGCTGGTATCCAGTATATTTTTTATCAGATGTAATTAAATCTCCTGTGGGTGTCGCTGCTGTAGGAGTGTGGTTGTTAATAATGCTGTTGAATTTTCTCCTTAATGGCAGTTACACCGGGCCAGGATATGCAGCTGGGAAGAAGATTGAAGTTGTACCCAAAGAAGTTCCTTCTTTTGCCCTGCCTGTGGTTAAGCAGTTGGAATAATGTGGGTAAAGGCAATTTTTTGGTTCGTACTGCTGGTGTGGATTGCAGATATCTTGCAACCAGGATATTTGCAGTTTTATAACTGGCGTAATGCTGTGGCATTGGCACAAAAGCTTCAATTTTTATCGCCAACAGTTGTTTCCACTGCTGCACCTAGCGTGAATATATCTTCTAATCCTGTCTCTACGCGTTATTCCCCTAAAGTTCAGGAATCTGCAACATCCGGAGATGGCCTAAATTCTCCTGATTGCCGTGTAGCTCAGAATGATTTTGAGGAAGTATTGAATACTGCAAAGATTGGTTGTTGGCAGGTTTCTCCTGCTAATGCAAAAA
Encoded proteins:
- a CDS encoding phage terminase large subunit family protein, encoding MFTPTPVRNKQPSRRRQKVNVTLWTVCSTVSALSVIGAVALMVGWKQQIPGNQISEVQQVKAQVAQIREVYLEKLSRTDYNIDHLSSYSSVEGAPTLTGWRQLAAALWGQQLRGEISRMQANEKSGFYRLHYMPALEIVKFNSLDVLLEAASGNNSFYWGYRKTDGTKVEEKIPTGAAAVLILGKLEAIDYAQNLESQPSVDLNQMLIQIRNAQEPYSLAQAQLLRARGYLDPVEQMAQVADIREKIRQKEEERRIYLQQMKKQLPNPIPNRKPVNKSGE